Sequence from the Argopecten irradians isolate NY chromosome 12, Ai_NY, whole genome shotgun sequence genome:
caagaagttgtttaaacattttagcctttttgaaccctatgaccttgaataaagatcaatgtcattcatttgaacaaacttggtagccctaaATATCAGCATGACACAGGCTTTAAATTAGGTCCAAAGGACTCATAATTATTtgcaagaagttgtttaaacattttagcctttttgaaacctgtgaccttgaataaagatcaaggtcattcattcgaacaaacttggtagcccttgatatCAGCATGGCACAGACTTTAAATTAGGTCCCAAGGACTCATAATTATTTGCAAGAAGTTGATTAAattttttagtcattttgacccctgtgaccttgaataaagatcaaggtcattcatttgaacaaacttggtagcccttgatatCAGCATGGCACAGACTTAAAATTAGGTCCCAAGGACTCATAATTATTTGCAAGAAAGTTGATTAAattttttagtcattttgacccctgtgaccttgaatgaaggtcaatgtcattcatttaaacaatcttggtagtccttcatctaagcatgctacaggccagtTATCAGTACACTAAGCCTTTCTGTTATTGAGAAGAAAATGTTGGAATGAATTATGTTAACGCACGTACGGCACAcaatgcatgatgacaataggtcttTCTGACCAAAAACTAGACCTTAGTAACCTTGTTGTAGTACAACATTTGTATCAGAAAAACTGCTGGTGTATAGTTGGAAGTATGGGCTTATCATAACTACAaacaacatacaatgtatattggtttcatatttattgatataaacattatttcattttgtttatatagCACACTTTTCTAAGTTGCACACATTCAGTTAAATGAGGTATAGCTCTGTGCCAACTGCACCGCAATCACATCACACAttctatacatatattatacatacatcTTTCTTGGTTCAGCTGGCCATCAGGTTAAACAATCATACCATTAGTAGTTGTCCTATGCAAGTTCTATGAATCAAAATCAACTTTGGTATAGCCATACATGAGTCATGCATGTAGTTTAGCACTAATATGATAATATGTGTCCCTCTTGTTAATGAAATCTTGATCATAAAACTAAcagatttattgtttaataGAGGATATTTGGAttataaggaaaaaaaaaacaaaaaaaacccccaaaaaacaaGAAAGGACACCTGTTAGAGTACTGAAACCTTCAGATATGTTCACGGCAAGTACAGATAACTCAGTCAACAAATtacttaaatatcattatacataatGTTTTCTTGAATATCTGATTTTACAAAACTTTATCACAGAATTAAGTGAATGTTAAAGATATGATAGAACTTTGTACTTTTCAAAGTCTACATTTGAAAAGAAATTCACGGCATCATTCGTAGAGATCCATCAATCCTGATTACTTCACCGTTCATGTATTCATTCTCTACGATGGACTGGCACATGTGGGCGTACTCATAAGGGTAACCTAGGCGAGGTGGGAAAGGTACAGTGTCGCACAGGAACTTGCGCACTTTTTCGGGTAGGGAGGCTAACAGTGGGGTGTCAAACAAACCTGTAAAATACACAGCAATACAATATGTGTGGTAGATAGCCGTACAGATGTATACAACCCTGTGTATTTAATTCCTCCTTTGCATcttaaagttatctcccttggggAAAGGTAGTGATTGTAGcataattattttgtgagcaaaagtCAAGTTGTTTTCTCTTTAAAAAATGTTATGTTACACTCACCAACACATGACACAGTCTGCGACTTTTAGCACTTGTCTGATGCccatgactagtaattttacTGCTGGAGTAGTGCtaattgtaatgaactagtctGATTGGACTAGTGGCTCACAACCCGATTAAAAttggtaaatattatatttacaagagtgatggtcaattgcatttttcaacacaatttgagtGCATTATGTATGAGATTATTTCAGTCTGGATTCAtcaatttatgaaaatttgcATTCAAGGATGCATCCAAACTGTAATTTGGGTCAAgattgtaaacaaatcatgacTGAAGTGCTCACTGCTGTAGCAAAACAgctttatatttaatttggactagtAATCAAATAGTCGGAACTAGTAAAACTTAGGGGTTTACTAGTCAAAATGACcagcagagaaaaaaaaattaatgtcacAGACTGATGATGCCACAAACAATACCGTCCAttcacaagggcagataaccctTTAATGTACAAAGATGACATAAAAGCAAAGACCATTTTGTAAGATACAAGATGGAatcaatcaattttttttttgtagagtCATATGtccttaactcattcacccctgaaatttcataatggactggtctattCTGTGTTTCAGAAGGGCCttaatgtgtcttcaggggtgaatgagttaatatatATGAGATTTACTATAGACTTGATAATACATACCTGGGGCAATGGTACACACTCTGATCTTGCATGATGCAAGATCACGAGCGATCGGCAGGGTCATCCCTACGATAGCTCCTTTACTGGCTGAGTAGGCAGCTTGACCAATCTGACCATCGTAGGCAGCTACACTAGCTGTGTTGATGAGGACGCCACGCTCCTCCAACTCACCACATGGACGCTTCATCATTAATTCTGTACTTAATCTCATAACGTTAAAGGAACCCACAGTGTTCACCTAAAATAAGATTATGAATGATTACCTCATCAGTCTGATCTTGTTAAATTGATCAAAATATATGTAGTTTTTATTTCAGATGGTCTCGACAGACAAATTTCGGATAATACATACAATATGACATACTAATTGATGAAAAGCTTTGACCAGTCGCCgcaaaatatcaaacatatatgGTTTCATTTAAGGAACTATCATTCCAATATGTTGATCATCTATCTTCAATATGTTGATCATCTATCTTGTTTGCAAAATTTATCAGCAATAGTCAACCAAtagtcaaaaataaaattacatggtATTTTACAGAGTATTCTATAACAAAAAAGTATTTCTGGTATCTGCTTTATGTGTACAAAGAAGTAATAAAAACAAAGCTCACCATGGATATAACCAATTAATTTTGGAGATCCTTGGTTAAGGGGAGATTCTAATGGATCAGACTTTAAACAAATTCCCATTTCTAACTTACCTGAAGAACTTTAGAGAACTGATCGAGTGGATGAGGCCCTTTCTTTGGATGGTATGTTTTGACAGCTATACCAATACCAGCACAGTTAACAGCTACATTCAGTCCTCCAAACTTCGACTCTGCACACGCCATCACTTCTCTTACATCGTTCTCTGATGTAACCTAGTGGATGAATTGCaacttaaatatcaaataaccAAAATATTTGTCTTCCACAATAATACAGaattaatcaaaatcaaactATTCATTGCTAAAAACAATAAAGTAATCgtttattaaattgataattCTGTTTTCCAGAGATTCTTAAAACTATACATGAACAAATAGGAACCGAATAGaaacttttgaaatttaaaaatgatttcatcaaCATATCTATTATAAAGATTATGAATGATTATTCATTTAGGGCAATGTTTCATTTACACacatacagttggtagtagactaaaggttacacattgtgcacacggtgtgaactatgAGTGGACACgaagtgcacgaggtttagactacaggtagacacggagtgcacgaggtttagactacaggtatacacggagtgcacaaggtttagactacaggtagacacggagtgcacaagatttagactacaggtagacatggagtaaaaaggtaaaatgtccactacatccagaacacagacagactagatgatgtgccgcagagatatgagaaaatgTGTAATTATTCTGCAGTCCATATGGACTTTGAcggatagaaatatttattgcgatcagaaatataatatttattgcaacataaaaattgccgttaattactggaaatcattcgtactgtaatgtttatttgaatagatacatactaagtaaaatgtatcaatatatattatcatacaatttaatttataaataaggcatttattagaagttataaaagcaaattaactgcattgcaaattaactgcgtacggtaaacctagtactggttatgtctcatcaatggatagttcaagtccgcattttcccagtaaaaactatttttcttagctagtgatatgtatagtttaaagatgaaattctttttcggacgcataaagtgatgaaccttgcatggagtaagattttcagtgttAGCAAATCATcgccaaagagatattttgattggcaaaatattttgattaaaaagaatatattgatgggcataataaaagcaaggacatataaacataaacaaattaaattcttcataaaatgtttaactatgtatgtatggaatatagttttct
This genomic interval carries:
- the LOC138336929 gene encoding 3-hydroxyacyl-CoA dehydrogenase type-2-like isoform X1; protein product: MSASKLKGLVAVVTGAASGLGKATATRFVNQGAKVVLVDLSTSKGQDVASSLGKNCVFQPADVTSENDVREVMACAESKFGGLNVAVNCAGIGIAVKTYHPKKGPHPLDQFSKVLQVNTVGSFNVMRLSTELMMKRPCGELEERGVLINTASVAAYDGQIGQAAYSASKGAIVGMTLPIARDLASCKIRVCTIAPGLFDTPLLASLPEKVRKFLCDTVPFPPRLGYPYEYAHMCQSIVENEYMNGEVIRIDGSLRMMP
- the LOC138336929 gene encoding 3-hydroxyacyl-CoA dehydrogenase type-2-like isoform X2: MKFYVRRWSCRSGNRSCIRIGKGHSHPVTSENDVREVMACAESKFGGLNVAVNCAGIGIAVKTYHPKKGPHPLDQFSKVLQVNTVGSFNVMRLSTELMMKRPCGELEERGVLINTASVAAYDGQIGQAAYSASKGAIVGMTLPIARDLASCKIRVCTIAPGLFDTPLLASLPEKVRKFLCDTVPFPPRLGYPYEYAHMCQSIVENEYMNGEVIRIDGSLRMMP